A stretch of the Chanos chanos chromosome 1, fChaCha1.1, whole genome shotgun sequence genome encodes the following:
- the ube2h gene encoding ubiquitin-conjugating enzyme E2 H isoform X1, with protein MSSPSPGKRRMDTDVVKLIESKHEVTILSGLNEFVVKFYGPQGTPYEGGVWKVRVDLPDKYPFKSPSIGFMNKIFHPNIDEASGTVCLDVINQTWTALYDLTNIFESFLPQLLAYPNPIDPLNGDAAAMYLHRPEEYKQKIKEYIQKYATEEALKEQEEGAGDSSSESSMSDFSEDEAQDMEL; from the exons CATTGAGAGTAAACACGAAGTCACAATCCTCAGTGGACTCAACGAATTTGTAGTCAAGTTTTATGGACCACAAGGAA caccgTATGAAGGGGGTGTGTGGAAGGTGCGAGTAGATCTTCCCGACAAATATCCTTTCAAATCTCCATCTATAG GATTCATGAATAAGATATTTCATCCTAACATTGATGAAGC GTCAGGGACCGTGTGTTTAGATGTGATCAACCAGACATGGACCGCTCTGTACG ATCTCACCAATATATTTGAGTCGTTCCTGCCACAGTTGCTGGCATACCCCAATCCCATCGACCCTCTCAATGGAGACGCCGCTGCCATGTACCTTCACCGGCCAGAGGAGTACAAGCAGAAAATCAAAG AGTACATCCAGAAATATGCAACTGAGGAGGCTCtgaaggagcaggaggagggtGCGGGAGACTCCTCATCAGAAAGCTCCATGTCAGACTTCTCAGAGGATGAGGCCCAGGATATGGAGTTGTAG